The Brevibacterium atlanticum genome segment CTGTGGAAGCGGATGATGTCCTTGCCGATGATGTGAACGTCGGCGGGCCACCACTTGCTCAGACGTTCCTGGTCATCGGGGTAACCGGCGGCGGTGAGGTAGTTCGTCAGAGCGTCGATCCACACGTACATCACGTGCTTCTCGTTGCCGGGCACGGGAACTCCCCAGTCGAAGGTAGTGCGGGAGACTGAGAGGTCCTTGAGGCCGGAGGCGACGAAGGACGCGATCTCGTTGCGGCGGGAATCGGGACCGATGAACTCGGGATGGGTCTTGTACAGCTCGAGCAGCTTGTCCTGGTACTTCGAGAGACGGAAGAAGTAGGACTCCTCTTCCGTCCAGGTCACCTCGGTGCGGGTCTCCTTGGACAGGCGCACGCCGTCGACGACCTCGGTCTCGTCGTCGGTGTAGAAGGCCTCGTCACGGACCGAATACCAACCGGAGTACGTGTCGAGGTAGATGTCGCCAGCCTCTTCGAGCTTGCGCCAGATGGCCTTCGACGCCGCGTAGTGGTCTTCGTCCGTGGTGCGGATGAACCGGTCGAAGGTCGAGCCGAGGGCGAGCTGGGTGTCGCGGAAGTTCTTCGCGTTGTCGTCGGCGAGTTCCTTGGGCGTGATGCCGAGCTTGTTCGCGGCCTGCAGCATCTTCAGCCCGTGCTCATCGGTGCCGGTTGCGAAGAAGACCTCGTGATTGTCCAGTCGCTTGAACCGGGCGATCGTGTCGGCCGCAATGTACTCATAGGCATGCCCGATGTGAATGGCCCCATTGGGGTAGGCAATCGCTGTCGTCAAGTAGTAACCCATAGGTCACTCAGTCTAAGGGACGTGCGGTTGCGGGCGTGCACGGGTCCGCGGTGTGGGGCCGCCGGCGGCGGCTGTGGGAGGGGCCTGTGGGAGGTGGGCGGTACGGGCGGGGGTGTGGAGCCGTTGCCGCGGAACCCACGGCATTCGGCACGGTCTGCGCTGAGCACCCCAGTTCTGGAAGCGGGCCTCTTGCATTCAGCGTACCGATGGTGACTGAACGTCTCCTTTCTGCGCAGAAAGCGCAACTCGCACGGACTCAGCCCGCTGATCCTCGGATTCGGCACACCCTTCTCCGAAAGACTCACCGAAAAACGTGAGTATTTCGGAGAGATGTGTCCCTCGCAAGCAACCATCTCGCCGTTCACCCCAAATCCGCAGTGGTCGGTCGCCTGTTGCAGATCACCCGTTGCCGTCGGCCTGCCTGTCGCTTCACCGATTCCCCGGTCCGCTGTAGCAGCGTCGCACCGCTCCGCCGCAGCGTCGCACGCACTCCACCGCACTACTATTCCGCCGACCCGCAGGCACCAGTCGGGTTCATCGCAGAGTCGGGTTCCTTCTGTACTGAAGAAGTTGCGGAGCTTGACCGAACAGCTTCGTCCCAAAACGCTTCAGGTTGAGCACATCGCTGAAATTCATGTGAACGATTCGGAACCCCATATTCATCAGCTCGTTCTGCTGTCGCCCTTCATGTTTGAGCCTGGCGGCGCCGGCATCGGCATACTTCTGATCGCCGTCGAAGGCCAACACCGTCTTCGTCGGCACGTGCAGAAAGTCGAGCCGCGCCAGGATCGAGCCGTCGAGACCGACGTTCCATTGCTGCGTGAAGTCATGCAGACCCAACTGATGCAGGGCGAACGAAGTACGGCTTTCGGCGTAGTTCTCCGAGAGGGGGCTGATGACTGAAAGGATCGACAGTGCCCGCACCTTGCCGCGGCTGAGACGGTGGGCGGCCGGAACGAAGTCGCGCTCGACGATCTCCCGCCCGATACTGTGCATCCGCCGAGGATCTTTCATTCCGAGCGTGCGGTTTCCCGTCTCTCGTTCGACTTGCGCACGCAGTCCTCCCTCCAGTGCAGCCATACCGTCCGCCGGGCTCAGCTCAGCAATCAGGTCAAGTCCCGTTTTTACGTGTGTGAAGCACCTGAGGCCGTGGACAATGCACAGATCGTCCGCGCTGAATCTGCGCCGTCGGCGGATGATCTCAACGCTTGCCGAGCACGCAGACGGGTGGACAACGGTGATCGGCAGCAGATCCTGGGAGAAGAGCGGCAAGTCGTGGACGAGAGCGGCCGATACTCCGCTGAGAACGTCGTCTGACCTGAAGTGGCGATAGTGCACAATGCTCAGGCGAGCCAGGTGCTCGCGGAAACGGAAGTCGTTGGCTCTGTCCCGCGGCGTTGTCGTTCGAAAATACTCGGTCCAGTCTTCGTCGGTGATCAAGACCGAAGCCGACTGATGCTTTCGTTTCGAGCAGGCACTCACGATCGAATAGTTCCCACGAGTCAGTTTCAGCATGCAGCAATCGACTGCGTCGGCAATGACATCATGAGACATTCCCATCGACCTCAACGTCTGATAGTCGACGACGTTGTACTTATCCAGGTAATCAAGGGTCATGCTCCTGAGAATGCCGATGCGCGGGGAACAATGTCATTGGCCGATCTACGGCCTGTGGATAGCATCTAGCCATCAACAACGCTGAACGCCTGAGTCATTCACCATGTGCACACAAGTCGAACGCTGCTACTCTCCCGCAACCCGCGCAATCCCGCGGCGAGCACGTTTGCACGCCACCTCCGCCACACGCTGCTCCGAAGTACTCACGTTCTTCGGTGAGTACCTCGGAGAAAGGTGTGCCGAACTTTTCAACAGACTTTGAGTCGAAGTGGACCCTGAGTGCACCGCACGCTCACGCGCCTGGGATCCGCCCGCGAGAGCGTCACGCGCGGCTCATTCTCGGTGAAGAGGGCGTCACTCGCAGCTCACCCACAGCCAGCCACACGCCCAGCGGGCCTCACTCGCGGTGGAGCCAGGCCTCGTAGACGTCTCGTTTCGACAGTCCGAAACTCTTCGCCACCTGTCCGGCGGCTTCCTTCGCCCGCATGCCGGAATCGACCAGAGCGCTGACCTCGCCGAGGTGGTCCTCCGGTGCCGTCTCGACCTCGGTGGCGCCGGCGAGCACCAGGGTGAGTTCCCCACGCAAGCCGTCTGCGGCGAGTTCCCGCAGGGATCCGACGGTCCCACGCAGGGTCTCCTCGTAGGTCTTCGTGAGTTCGCGGCTGATACTCATGGGCCGGTCGTCGCCGATGACCTC includes the following:
- the metG gene encoding methionine--tRNA ligase, yielding MGYYLTTAIAYPNGAIHIGHAYEYIAADTIARFKRLDNHEVFFATGTDEHGLKMLQAANKLGITPKELADDNAKNFRDTQLALGSTFDRFIRTTDEDHYAASKAIWRKLEEAGDIYLDTYSGWYSVRDEAFYTDDETEVVDGVRLSKETRTEVTWTEEESYFFRLSKYQDKLLELYKTHPEFIGPDSRRNEIASFVASGLKDLSVSRTTFDWGVPVPGNEKHVMYVWIDALTNYLTAAGYPDDQERLSKWWPADVHIIGKDIIRFHSVYWPAFLMSAGIDLPKRVHAHGFLFNSGEKMSKSVGNVVDPLDLVDAFGLDTLRFFLFREFSYGQDGSYTKDSIITRKNSDLANEYGNLAQRSLSMIAKNCDAQVPQPGELTEADEALLAVARAVPDTARRHVDTQALHLYVEACWKVLSEANRYFSAQEPWKLKKTDPERMATVLWVTIEVVRIISILIQPVMPESAGKILDLLGVPAGAGEAGAKVLPTATESGSGAEADPRSFAAVEFPLEPGTPLPKPEPVFPKFVEETE